The window CTATTTTATAAAAAATATATTATACAAATTTATATTATTTAAGTCAACATAAAGTTATTAAAAATATTTAATCCCAAAATTCCCATACTATCCCGCCCCAGAAATTCCTTCCAGGCATAGGATAACCTTCTACTAACACATATTCATTGTTAGCTAAATTATTTCCTGCCAAATTTACAGTAAAAACCCCTGCCAGTTTCATACTGATATTCAGGTCAATAATACTGTAATTTTTTAGCTCTGAAGAATTTTCCCTGTTTAAATAACGGTTTCCCAGATATTCATGATTTAACCTGACGGTCCATAATAAATCTCCGTCATACTTTATTTTTTTATATATTAAATTTGTTTTTAATTTATTCGCCGGGCGGTAAGGCAGGTCTTTCTGTGTTTCTTTATCTTTCGTGAAAAGGTATGTATATATAGTTTGAATTTCGACATTTTTATTGACAGTAAATTTGAGCTCTGTTTCAGCCCCTTTGGTTGTAACAGACGAAACATTTTCTGCCTCGTGATAACCGGAACCAGGATTGTAATTCCACGACAGGAAATTTTTCACATCCGCAATATGGCCCGTTAAATTAAAAAACACAAAATCCGAAAAAATCTTTTCAAAGCCTAATGTATATACCCGTGCTTTTTCCGTGACGAGATTAACATTCCCTTTATAAAACGCGCTTTTCATATAAAGATCATTAATATTCGGAAACGAGGCCCCTTCTCCCGCGCTTAAAAACATTTCGCTTTTATCGCTTATCCTGTAATTTAGCTTGAATCTTGGGCTTTTTTCTTTTGGAAATAAGGAATTTTTATCATAACGCTGGCCTAAGGACAATATTAAATTATTCAAATTGATTTCATCTTCAAAAAAGAATGCATCCTCTTTACTCAAAACATCATCATAATTATTCTGGGTAAAGTTACCATGAAATTTGTTCCAGTGATGAGCTTTCCCTACGCGGATAAGATGATATTTCCCTATATTTTGTTCAAGTATCCCTTCATTCCCCTGCCTGGAATTTTCATAAATATAAAGGGTATTTGAATCATCTTGTTCCAGCCAGTCAGCGCTCCCATAAAATTTTATTTTCAGGGCCGTTTTCGACTGACGGGTCTCATATTTTAACTGAAAATGCCTATTCTTATTTTTATCGGCCCAAAAGCCCGCGGGAGAAGAAACTCCCGTTTTATCTTCATATTTATCCGAGGTAAGGGTAAACCATGTTTTGTTATCATAAAACCAGTCTATTTTTGAATATAAGTTTACTGAATTAATTTTATTATTTTTTTTATAAAATCCATATCCGTGGGAAAAGAATTTGTCGGCGAAAACAGAGTAGTGAAGTGAACCGTTTTGATTTCTGAAATTAAGGCCGTAATTTTCAAGCCCTGAAGTCCCCCACCGGCTGTATAAACAAGTATAAGGAATATCACCAACGGGTTTAGATGTCAGAAAATTTATAGTGCCTCCAAAAACGCCCGGTCCGTCTGATACTGAATTTATCCCCTTATTTATTTCTATGCTTTCAACAAGGCTGATTGGAATATGATTTAAATTTGCATTGCCATCCTGGATAGAATTAATCTTCTGGCCGTCCAATGTAATTAAAGTATGGCGGTTTGATAAACCTAACAGGCTTATATAGCGTGGGATGCCGGGTTGTCCGTAATCTGTAATATCAGTTCCGGTATAGATTCTAAAAAAATTTTCTGAATTCTCTATTTTTTTATTTACAAATTCGTCTTGTAAAATAATTGTTTTTTTATTCTCAGCATATGAAACTGCACTAAATAAAAATATTGAGATAAAAAACACTATAATCTTTTTCATTTATTAAAGGATTTGTCAAAGCATAGCAATAAATAAGAGGGCGAGAATGGTTGTCATTATAACTATATCTGATTTGAGCATTCGTTTTTTCTCTTCTTCTGTCCGTTTAAAATAATAATCTTCATAAAATGAAACAATTATTTTTGGATTTAATAATAAAGTGGAACCAAAAGAAAAATAAATAAAGGACAATATTATCAAAAGCCATGTTACTTTAAAAGAATACTTGTATACTGAATATATTACTGTAAAACTCAGCGAAAGAGGCAATAATCCCAAAAACCGGACATATTTCATCCTTAAGCAAAATTTAACAAATTTTTCCCATTCTTCAGGGACAGTCAGCTCAATACCTACAACAATAAGATAAAATATAATCAGAAACGGAATAATAGACTGCATAATTAAGCTCCCTCTCAGGGGTTAAATTCCCCTTCTTAATTTAGCTATATCCCAGGAATAATCATACAAATGCAATCCTTTGCTTGATGCAATTATCTGCCCGTCTTTCACACCAATCTCCTGTGCCATGTATTCCTTCATTAACTGAATACCTGCAAGATTAGCGGGAAAACCTCCCCATAAATCCCACGAACGGAAATAGACTATAAAATGCAGAGCGCCGTCTTTAATCCTTGTATCTATAAGCCTGAGACACGGAGGATCTTCCAAATCAATATCTTCAGGCCTCCCGACTTCCATAATCGCCTGGTTTGTTCCATAACCCTCTTCTTTATACATTTTTATCACTTTATTCATGGAAAGGACAATCCGTTCACCATAGGTATACTGCTCTTTTTCCTGTTTTACTCCCGTCATTAAATATGGCAGATACCCTTCAACATATTCCATAGTGGTCGGAGCCGGTATCCCCAAATGAGGTGGTATATCAGGAATCAACGGCCGGTTGCCGGGATATTTTATATGAACCGATATAAAATCGAATTCTCTTCTTTTTTGCCCCGCGTAACTTCCGCGGTTTATCTTGTAAATTCTGCCGGATTCCAATATCCTGCTGATGCATTGAAACCATGCGTCCGGAATGTCTCTCGCTTGTATAAATTCTATTTGCATAAGACTTAGATTAATCTCTTAATTTTAGATAATAATTTATATATTATATCAAAAAACATTGAATTTTTCAACACTTTTGTTAAAATATAACCATGCTTAAAAAAAACAGCACAAACAGGATAGAAAAAAACTATAATAAAATAATAAAAGCCGCTTTTCGTTCTATCGCAAATAAAGGGATTGAAAAAACAAGAATAAATGACATCTCAAGATTAGCCGGCATATCCCCGGGCACCATTTATTACTATTACAAAAACAAAAAGGAACTTTTAATATCTTTTCTCGATTGGATAATGAAAAGCTACTTTAACGGTTTAAATAAACGCCTTCAAGGGAATAAAAACCCTCTTGAAAAAATACATTGTCTTTTCCAATATCAAAAACATCTTATCACCCATGAAGAGGAATTGGAAAAAGTA of the bacterium genome contains:
- a CDS encoding TonB-dependent receptor; translated protein: MKKIIVFFISIFLFSAVSYAENKKTIILQDEFVNKKIENSENFFRIYTGTDITDYGQPGIPRYISLLGLSNRHTLITLDGQKINSIQDGNANLNHIPISLVESIEINKGINSVSDGPGVFGGTINFLTSKPVGDIPYTCLYSRWGTSGLENYGLNFRNQNGSLHYSVFADKFFSHGYGFYKKNNKINSVNLYSKIDWFYDNKTWFTLTSDKYEDKTGVSSPAGFWADKNKNRHFQLKYETRQSKTALKIKFYGSADWLEQDDSNTLYIYENSRQGNEGILEQNIGKYHLIRVGKAHHWNKFHGNFTQNNYDDVLSKEDAFFFEDEINLNNLILSLGQRYDKNSLFPKEKSPRFKLNYRISDKSEMFLSAGEGASFPNINDLYMKSAFYKGNVNLVTEKARVYTLGFEKIFSDFVFFNLTGHIADVKNFLSWNYNPGSGYHEAENVSSVTTKGAETELKFTVNKNVEIQTIYTYLFTKDKETQKDLPYRPANKLKTNLIYKKIKYDGDLLWTVRLNHEYLGNRYLNRENSSELKNYSIIDLNISMKLAGVFTVNLAGNNLANNEYVLVEGYPMPGRNFWGGIVWEFWD
- a CDS encoding thymidylate synthase, with product MQIEFIQARDIPDAWFQCISRILESGRIYKINRGSYAGQKRREFDFISVHIKYPGNRPLIPDIPPHLGIPAPTTMEYVEGYLPYLMTGVKQEKEQYTYGERIVLSMNKVIKMYKEEGYGTNQAIMEVGRPEDIDLEDPPCLRLIDTRIKDGALHFIVYFRSWDLWGGFPANLAGIQLMKEYMAQEIGVKDGQIIASSKGLHLYDYSWDIAKLRRGI
- a CDS encoding TetR/AcrR family transcriptional regulator; the protein is MLKKNSTNRIEKNYNKIIKAAFRSIANKGIEKTRINDISRLAGISPGTIYYYYKNKKELLISFLDWIMKSYFNGLNKRLQGNKNPLEKIHCLFQYQKHLITHEEELEKVMYEFWMMGIKTPYIKIKIKNLLESLKDNVQNIMKEGIEKQIFKKEASDIFPMIFISLIEGATFQYLINKDKFTIDKYFDYIETSVIDLIKIE